One genomic region from Bubalus bubalis isolate 160015118507 breed Murrah chromosome 24, NDDB_SH_1, whole genome shotgun sequence encodes:
- the C24H16orf90 gene encoding uncharacterized protein C16orf90 homolog isoform X1, whose protein sequence is MEALVCAFSELRIREDAVSWAPGRTSHPDTPPNIYEGGLGAQQQQCPSAQGSKPKNFRLRHLRGLALYLPGHLRPAGQCESHWLGRLLAGGCLPQPEGLVWPLDLAQGTVGRGNSHHSALLEAQLPRDSRGNTASSSSMDPAKGAPSQSGPPEGLGLRPKRSWGAPEETTCPLCKRTRSGGLERP, encoded by the exons ATGGAAGCCTTGGTCTGTGCGTTCTCTGAGCTGCGCATAAGAGAAG ATGCAGTGAGCTGGGCCCCAGGACGCACCAGTCACCCCGACACACCACCCAATATCTACGAGGGGGGGCTGGGggcccagcagcagcagtgccccaGTGCCCAGGGAAGCAAGCCCAAGAACTTCCGGCTGCGCCACCTCCGGGGCCTGGCTCTCTACCTGCCGGGCCACCTGCGGCCTGCTGGCCAGTGTGAGAGCCACTGGCTGGGTCGGCTGCTGGCCGGGGGCTGCCTGCCACAGCCCGAGGGCCTGGTCTGGCCCCTAGATTTAGCACAGGGGACTGTGGGCCGAGGTAACAGCCACCACTCAGCCCTTCTGGAAGCTCAACTGCCCAGGGACAGCCGGGGAAATACAG CTTCCAGTTCCAGCATGGACCCAGCCAAGGGTGCCCCCTCCCAGTCTGGTCCCCCTGAAGGCTTAGGGCTCAGGCCTAAGAGATCCTGGGGGGCCCCAGAGGAGACCACATGTCCCTTGTGCAAGAGAACCCGCTCTGGGGGCCTGGAGAGGCCGTAG
- the C24H16orf90 gene encoding uncharacterized protein C16orf90 homolog isoform X2 — MEALVYAVSWAPGRTSHPDTPPNIYEGGLGAQQQQCPSAQGSKPKNFRLRHLRGLALYLPGHLRPAGQCESHWLGRLLAGGCLPQPEGLVWPLDLAQGTVGRGNSHHSALLEAQLPRDSRGNTASSSSMDPAKGAPSQSGPPEGLGLRPKRSWGAPEETTCPLCKRTRSGGLERP, encoded by the exons ATGGAAGCCTTGGTCT ATGCAGTGAGCTGGGCCCCAGGACGCACCAGTCACCCCGACACACCACCCAATATCTACGAGGGGGGGCTGGGggcccagcagcagcagtgccccaGTGCCCAGGGAAGCAAGCCCAAGAACTTCCGGCTGCGCCACCTCCGGGGCCTGGCTCTCTACCTGCCGGGCCACCTGCGGCCTGCTGGCCAGTGTGAGAGCCACTGGCTGGGTCGGCTGCTGGCCGGGGGCTGCCTGCCACAGCCCGAGGGCCTGGTCTGGCCCCTAGATTTAGCACAGGGGACTGTGGGCCGAGGTAACAGCCACCACTCAGCCCTTCTGGAAGCTCAACTGCCCAGGGACAGCCGGGGAAATACAG CTTCCAGTTCCAGCATGGACCCAGCCAAGGGTGCCCCCTCCCAGTCTGGTCCCCCTGAAGGCTTAGGGCTCAGGCCTAAGAGATCCTGGGGGGCCCCAGAGGAGACCACATGTCCCTTGTGCAAGAGAACCCGCTCTGGGGGCCTGGAGAGGCCGTAG
- the NAA60 gene encoding N-alpha-acetyltransferase 60: MTEAVPSSALSEVSLRLLCHDDIDTVKHLCGDWFPIEYPDSWYRDITSNKKFFSLAATYRGDIVGMIVAEIKNRTKIHKEDGDILASSFSVDTQVAYILSLGVVKEFRKHGIGSLLLESLKDHISTTAQDHCKAIYLHVLTTNNTAISFYENRDFKQHHYLPYYYSIRGVLKDGFTYVLYINGGHPPWTILDYIQHLGSALANLSPCSIPHRIYRQAQSLLCSFLPWSSISTKGGIEYSRTM, from the exons ATGACAGAGGCAGTGCCGTCCAGCGCGCTCAGCGAGGTCAGCCTGCGCCTCCTCTGCCACGATGACATAGACACCGTGAAGCACCTGTGCGGCGACTGGTTCCCCATCGA GTACCCAGACTCATGGTATCGTGATATCACCTCCAACAAGAAGTTCTTTTCCCTTGCCGCGACCTACAGGGGTGACATCGTGGGGATGATTGTAGCTGAAATTAAGAATCGGACCAAGATACACAAGGAG GACGGAGATATTCTGGCCTCCAGCTTCTCCGTGGACACACAGGTTGCGTACATCCTCAGCCTGGGAGTGGTGAAGGAGTTCAGGAAGCACGGGATAG GGTCCCTGTTACTTGAGAGTCTAAAGGATCACATATCAACCACTGCCCAGGACCACTGCAAAGCCATCTACCTGCACGTCCTTACCACCAACAACACAGCCATAAGCTTCTACGAGAACAGAGACTTCAAGCAGCACCACTATCTCCCTTACTACTACTCCATCCGCGGGGTCCTCAAAGATGGCTTTACCTACGTCCTCTACATCAACGGCGGCCACCCCCCCTGGACCATCTT GGACTACATCCAGCACCTGGGCTCCGCGCTAGCAAACCTGAGCCCCTGCTCCATCCCACACAGGATCTACCGCCAGGCCCAGAGCCTGCTCTGCAGCTTCTTGCCATGGTCTAGCATCTCCACCAAGGGCGGCATCGAGTACAGCCGGACCATGTGA
- the ZNF597 gene encoding LOW QUALITY PROTEIN: zinc finger protein 597 (The sequence of the model RefSeq protein was modified relative to this genomic sequence to represent the inferred CDS: deleted 2 bases in 1 codon) — translation MPVVMRGLLIPGPVLFEDLAVYFSQEECVSLHPAQRSLSREATQECFKDKALIPENDKIEINQLLHLESMGLEELALEKCSLAVPLIYYREKCSEHGAGNLERKISGGTSACKKRFRSLLVTIENHTPKIELAQSLRTRALPKILPFPKETKKSYKCPECDQSFSDSSYLVWHQKTHVGKKKCECDDCGKIFNHRSNLRAHRRIHTGEKPYKCLASVECGTVWQQPSHLFQHRKTHLKEKIHRCGICGRGFTQLRGLSQHQKTHAATKAGDKYVGQKTNLALPEEKHR, via the exons ATGCCGGTCGTGATGCGAGGGCTCCTGATCCCC GGACCAGTGTTGTTTGAGGACCTGGCTGTCTATTTTTCTCAAGAGGAGTGTGTGAGTCTGCACCCTGCCCAGAGGTCCCTCAGCAGAGAAGCGACACAGGAGTGTTTCAAGGACAAGGCCTTGATTC cAGAAAATGATAAGATTGAGATTAATCAGCTGCTACATCTAGAATCTATGGGACTTGAAGAGCTTGCCCTAGAAAAATGTTCCCTTGCTGTGCCCCTCATCTATTACCGAGAAAAATGCTCTGAGCATGGAGCTGGAAACTTGGAAAGGAAAATATCAGGTGGAACTTCTGCTTGCAAGAAAAGGTTCAGAAGCCTTTTAGTTACCATTGAAAACCACACCCCAAAGATAGAACTAGCTCAAAGTTTAAGAACCAGAGCACTTCCCAAAATTCTTCCATTTCCCAAAGAAACCAAAAAGTCATACAAGTGTCCTGAATGTGACCAAAGCTTCAGTGATAGTTCATACCTCGTTTGGCATCAGAAAACACATGTAGGAAAGAAAAAGTGTGAATGTGATGACTGCGGGAAGATTTTCAATCACAGATCCAACCTGAGAGCTCACAGGAGAATCCACACTGGTGAGAAGCCATATAAGTGC CTCGCCAGTGTGGAGTGCGGCACAGTGTGGCAGCAGCCCTCGCACCTGTTTCAGCACAGGAAGACCCACCTGAAGGAGAAAATCCATAGGTGTGGCATATGTGGAAGGGGGTTCACGCAGCTCCGGGGACTGTCACAGCATCAGAAAACCCACGCTGCCACAAAAGCCGGCGATAAATATGTTGGTCAGAAAACAAATCTGGCTTTGCCTGAGGAAAAGCACCGGTAA